The following proteins are encoded in a genomic region of Silene latifolia isolate original U9 population unplaced genomic scaffold, ASM4854445v1 scaffold_79, whole genome shotgun sequence:
- the LOC141640407 gene encoding cytochrome P450 71A25-like: MLLHLGNRPTLVVSSANLAEEIMKTHDTNFANRPKFKVGSIVVYDGRDIALSNYGEYWRKLKSICVAHILSNKKVQSFRNVREEEVSLIVECIRENEPSAPVNLSDIIISFTNDVISRAAFGRKYVGEGGGVSIKSLLDELTEAFGTANIGDFIPWLSWIDHLSGVIRKSNKVAKGFDMFLEKLVQEHIDQQKFQSHSDYDADKGDKVKDLVDVLIEIQRNDSSIERDNIKALPLDALLLNVLATGVETTSTALEWAMSELLIDPHAMKKLQDEVRVFSYAETIINEDDLKNMKYLKAVIKETLKLHPPLPLLLFHQSSHDVKVGDYDIAARTQVFINVWAIQKHLALWDQPEEFRPERFMNTSLDLNEKDFKFVPFGAGKRGCPGISLAAIKAELVLANLVGKFNWELPNGIKGSSFMAESSGTTAHRRDPLILIPTRYSLDLDK, encoded by the exons ATGCTGCTTCACCTTGGTAACAGACCTACACTTGTTGTATCCTCTGCTAATTTAGCAGAGGAAATAATGAAAACCCACGACACCAATTTCGCAAATAGGCCTAAATTTAAGGTCGGTTCCATTGTCGTCTATGATGGAAGAGACATCGCTTTATCAAATTATGGAGAGTACTGGAGGAAACTGAAGAGCATTTGTGTTGCACATATTCTaagcaataaaaaggtacaaTCCTTTAGAAATGTTCGAGAAGAAGAAGTTTCTTTAATAGTGGAATGCATTAGGGAAAACGAGCCATCTGCGCCAGTCAATTTGTCCGACATTATCATAAGCTTTACAAATGACGTGATATCTAGGGCCGCGTTTGGAAGAAAGTATGTCGGAGAGGGAGGCGGTGTGAGCATAAAGTCGTTGTTGGATGAGTTAACCGAAGCATTTGGAACAGCTAACATTGGAGATTTTATCCCTTGGTTAAGTTGGATCGATCATTTGTCGGGTGTAATACGAAAATCAAATAAAGTTGCCAAAGGATTTGATATGTTCCTTGAAAAATTAGTCCAAGAGCATATCGATCAACAAAAGTTTCAAAGTCATAGTGATTACGACGCTGACAAAGGAGATAAAGTGAAGGACTTGGTGGACGTTCTTATTGAAATTCAGAGGAATGATTCTTCCATTGAAAGAGATAATATCAAAGCTCTTCCTTTAGATGCTCTTCTATTA AACGTGCTTGCTACCGGAGTAGAAACGACTTCGACAGCATTAGAATGGGCAATGTCAGAGCTACTTATAGATCCCCACGCTATGAAAAAACTCCAAGATGAAGTAAGAGTGTTTTCATATGCCGAAACCATAATCAACGAAGATGATCTAAAGAACATGAAATACCTAAAAGCCGTGATCAAGGAGACATTAAAGCTGCACCCTCCACTTCCCTTACTACTCTTTCATCAATCGTCTCATGATGTCAAAGTCGGTGACTATGACATTGCTGCACGGACACAGGTTTTCATCAATGTGTGGGCCATTCAAAAACACTTGGCTTTGTGGGACCAACCAGAGGAGTTTCGACCAGAGAGGTTTATGAACACTTCATTAGACTTGAATGAGAAAGACTTTAAATTTGTTCCGTTTGGAGCAGGTAAACGAGGTTGCCCGGGAATATCATTGGCCGCTATCAAGGCCGAGTTAGTATTGGCGAATCTCGTTGGTAAGTTCAATTGGGAGTTGCCAAATGGGATAAAAGGAAGTTCTTTCATGGCCGAATCTTCTGGCACAACTGCTCATAGGCGCGATCCTCTTATACTCATCCCAACTCGTTATTCTCTTGATCTAGACAAATAG